In Corynebacterium ulcerans, one genomic interval encodes:
- a CDS encoding NUDIX hydrolase: MSENEQSRPNAVNSTESTAPRRRRRTRSRRFSSDQTGRSSQSHRTAEGGRTSATQQAGAKRNTNAQASGEGRASKRKNSPSQENANGSSSRGRKNNETRKSNKSRATGSRSTTTRNTVKRKDNQETTPPQGNESSDNESRATRRKRRTRTGQRTAQRSTSAPENKRRRRRPQTSHRSRNSRASLRNQYQTSKINTRDETSAGGLVISGLAEAVDNNNNVDLSRIYVALIGRLDRRGRLLWSMPKGHVEPGEDKGKTAEREVWEETGIHGEVFADLGTIDYWFVSEGVRIHKTVHHHLLRYVDGDLNDEDPEVTEVSWIPANELIEHFAYADERKLARIAHDLIPEYAIKEKAEGRKTPR; encoded by the coding sequence ATGAGCGAAAACGAACAATCGCGCCCAAATGCGGTGAATTCTACGGAATCCACCGCACCACGGCGCAGAAGACGCACGCGGTCACGCCGTTTTAGCAGTGATCAGACGGGGCGCTCTTCGCAGTCGCATCGAACTGCCGAAGGGGGCCGTACTTCTGCAACCCAACAGGCAGGGGCAAAGCGCAACACTAATGCACAAGCTTCTGGTGAGGGGCGCGCTTCAAAACGCAAAAATAGTCCGTCTCAAGAAAACGCTAACGGTAGTTCTTCCCGCGGGCGAAAAAATAACGAGACCCGCAAATCCAACAAGTCTCGTGCAACAGGTTCTCGCTCCACTACGACACGAAACACGGTAAAGCGCAAGGACAACCAAGAAACAACGCCACCGCAAGGTAACGAGTCAAGCGATAATGAATCTCGCGCTACTCGACGTAAACGACGCACACGGACGGGACAGCGCACCGCTCAGCGCTCTACCTCCGCACCGGAAAATAAGCGTCGCCGGCGTCGACCGCAAACCTCTCATCGCTCTAGAAATAGTCGCGCTAGCCTCCGGAACCAGTATCAGACATCCAAGATCAACACTCGCGATGAAACTTCCGCGGGCGGTTTGGTGATCTCTGGACTGGCTGAGGCAGTTGACAACAACAATAACGTTGATCTTTCCCGTATTTATGTAGCGCTCATTGGACGACTCGATAGGAGAGGCCGCCTTTTGTGGTCCATGCCTAAAGGTCACGTCGAACCAGGTGAAGACAAAGGGAAAACCGCCGAACGCGAGGTATGGGAAGAGACTGGAATACACGGCGAAGTTTTCGCGGATCTCGGCACGATTGATTATTGGTTTGTATCGGAGGGAGTGCGTATTCACAAGACAGTTCATCACCATTTACTGCGATACGTCGATGGTGATCTCAACGATGAGGATCCAGAGGTTACTGAGGTCTCCTGGATCCCAGCCAATGAGCTTATTGAACATTTTGCTTATGCCGACGAGCGTAAACTAGCCCGCATCGCGCACGATTTAATCCCAGAATATGCCATCAAAGAGAAGGCAGAGGGAAGGAAAACCCCGCGGTGA